One genomic region from Prunus persica cultivar Lovell chromosome G3, Prunus_persica_NCBIv2, whole genome shotgun sequence encodes:
- the LOC18788050 gene encoding uncharacterized protein LOC18788050, producing the protein MASTSQRPLLIALLTLSIFAISATATRPCKTLFISSYSFSLRRLPSSSSSSGFVTVVTEISRLRPVRYDDLVLQPHEEDDKRTQAASLFPLIGTSSASSSSYDLNSLRDRTRDILSIVVSLLFGVGCGALTAATMYLAWSVFFSRYDNGSASSFDDDFYDASPKKIGYVKIPEVAADSVPTPPSPVKEAAAV; encoded by the coding sequence ATGGCGTCAACGAGTCAACGACCCCTCCTCATCGCCCTCCTAACCCTCTCGATCTTCGCAATCTCAGCCACCGCAACAAGGCCCTGCAAGACCCTCTTCATTTCCTCCTACTCATTCTCCCTCCGTCGTCtcccctcctcctcttcctcctccggCTTCGTCACCGTCGTCACCGAGATCAGCCGACTCCGCCCCGTACGCTACGACGACCTTGTCCTCCAACCCCACGAAGAAGATGATAAGCGAACTCAGGCGGCGTCGCTCTTTCCCTTGATCGGAACGTCGTCGGCCTCCTCCTCGTCCTACGACCTCAACTCTCTCCGCGATCGCACCAGGGACATCCTGAGCATCGTCGTTTCCCTGCTCTTCGGCGTCGGCTGCGGCGCTCTCACCGCCGCTACCATGTACTTGGCTTGGTCCGTCTTCTTCAGTCGCTACGACAATGGCTCTGCGTCTTCCTTCGATGACGATTTCTATGACGCCAGCCCTAAGAAGATAGGTTATGTAAAGATTCCGGAGGTGGCCGCTGACTCCGTGCCAACACCACCGTCTCCAGTCAAGGAAGCCGCCGCGGTGTGA
- the LOC18788032 gene encoding uncharacterized protein LOC18788032, translated as MPSSSCRTRTPLLPTTKVNEGRRDRGGAREMGKRVGSRNSNESALTRWVQSVFGFVKFAEFEILFVLFFVIAFLVFKDLTSRPEYSQILVKKPGGGGFWPY; from the exons ATGCCATCTTCGAGCTGTCGGACCCGAACCCCTTTACTACCAACTACCAAGGTAAACGAAGGCAGAAGAGACAGAGGAGGAGCAAGAGAGATGGGGAAGCGAGTCGGGAGCAGGAATTCGAACGAGTCCGCATTGACTCGGTGGGTTCAGTCGGTCTTTGGGTTCGTCAAATTCGCCGAGTTTGAAATCctgtttgttcttttcttcgtGATCGCGTTCCTCGTTTTCAAAGATCTC ACATCGAGGCCGGAATACAGTCAGATTCTCGTAAAAAAGCCAGGTGGAGGTGGTTTTTGGCCGTACTAG